TTCGGCGGCATGGCTGGCGCGTTCAATGCCCATTACCTGGGCTATGTGGGTCCGGATGCCGTGCTAGCTTCTCACATCTCGCTCAACATCATCATTATGGCGGTTGTCGGCGGAGCGGGGTCGATCATCAACGCCGCGCTGGGCGCGTTCGTGCTGGCTGTGGCGGCTGATTATCTAAAACACTTTGGCGAATATCACCTTCTCATTTATACATCGCTGTTAATTCTAGTCCTCCTGTTCATGCCAAAAGGTATTTTCTCCACTCTGGGAGCAAGACTGACAACCGGCTCGGCGGTGAAGGGAGGCGGCGTTCATGAACATCTTGGAGGTTAGCTCTCTATACAAACGGTTCGGCGGCTTAGAGGCAACAAAGGATGTCAGTTTTACGGTTCAGCAAGGCGAGATACTCGGCATTCTGGGGCCTAATGGGGCTGGTAAAACCACTCTTTTCAATCAAATCGCCGGCAGTTTCGCTCCGACGGCAGGCGCAATCGTGTTCGCTGGACAAGATATAACCGGACGCAGCGCGCACGCAGTAGCCAATCTCGGGCTGGCCCGGACTTTTCAGATTCCGCGGCCGCTGCATGGCCTAACTGTGCTCGAAAACGTGCTGGTTCCCTGCTATTCGCCGCGGGCAACCGGATTGATTGGCGGACGGAAATATGCGAAAGACTGGGCCAAGGCTGTGCTGATAACCGTTAGTCTGGATGACAAAGCAGATTTGGCAGTGGAAAAGCTGACTCATGGGGAACTGAAGAAACTGGAGCTGGCCAAGGCGCTGGCTTTGAAGCCGCAATTAATTATGCTGGATGAACCGTTTGCCGGTCTGGGGGTGCAGGAAGTCGCCCCTATCGCCGAGTCAGTGCGCAAGCTCAATCAAGAACATGGACTGACTGTGCTGATTATCGAACACAAGCTTAAAGAATTCATGAAGCTGGTACATAGAGTTATCGCCCTGAATTATGGCGAGAAGATTGCCGAAGGGACACCCCGCGATATTGTTAATAATCCGTTGGTGATTGAAGCCTACTTAGGGAAAGGGGGCGCTGCACTTGCCAGTATTGGAAACCCGTAATCTTTCCGTCCGTTATGACAGCGCGCTGATCCTTGAAGACATCTCGCTGTTTGTAGAGGAAAAAGAGTGCGTGGCTGTACTGGGGCCAAACGGCGCAGGCAAGACGACTTTGCTCAGGGCTATCTCAAGAGTGGCGCCAGTCTCGGGCTCAATTACTTATCTAGGCGAGGAGGTCAGTCGCTACCGGGCGCATGAGTTGGTGAAAAAGGGTATTGTTCACTGCCCGGAGCATAGGCGGCTCTTCCCAGATTTCACAGT
The genomic region above belongs to Anaerosporomusa subterranea and contains:
- a CDS encoding ABC transporter ATP-binding protein — its product is MNILEVSSLYKRFGGLEATKDVSFTVQQGEILGILGPNGAGKTTLFNQIAGSFAPTAGAIVFAGQDITGRSAHAVANLGLARTFQIPRPLHGLTVLENVLVPCYSPRATGLIGGRKYAKDWAKAVLITVSLDDKADLAVEKLTHGELKKLELAKALALKPQLIMLDEPFAGLGVQEVAPIAESVRKLNQEHGLTVLIIEHKLKEFMKLVHRVIALNYGEKIAEGTPRDIVNNPLVIEAYLGKGGAALASIGNP